One window of the Carnobacterium maltaromaticum DSM 20342 genome contains the following:
- a CDS encoding ATP-binding protein produces MKKQNVLNLIKYHVERNENAFREEAINIARHFDSVGDDQLAEYIMGLIAESNLYVPQASNFESDFLKSLDVKIVSPLNLPLEITDDIKGVINAVNHNIGINKFLFEGLPGSGKTEAAKHVARLLDRTLFYVDFDNLVDSKLGQTNKNIANVFNEINNIPHPEKTVVLFDEIDVIALDRVNSNDVREMGRVTSAILRELDRLTDLNKEIVIIATTNLFENFDKALSRRFDAVINFNRYSKDDLIEVAEFYFSSFIKNFKGITKDVRLFKKLLRTSEQLPYPGELKNIIKTSLAFSDVDNSYDYLRRLYNNLIGNIDQTTIQELYAQGFTVREIEKLKGEPKSTVARKLSEEDN; encoded by the coding sequence GTGAAAAAACAGAACGTACTAAATTTAATTAAATACCATGTTGAGAGAAATGAGAATGCTTTTAGAGAAGAAGCTATTAATATTGCGAGACATTTTGATAGTGTTGGAGATGATCAATTGGCAGAATACATCATGGGGTTAATTGCTGAATCGAATTTGTACGTCCCACAAGCTAGTAACTTTGAAAGTGATTTTCTAAAGTCACTAGACGTAAAAATAGTATCACCTTTGAATTTACCATTGGAAATAACTGATGATATAAAAGGCGTGATAAATGCTGTTAATCATAATATAGGAATAAATAAATTTCTATTTGAAGGTTTGCCAGGAAGTGGTAAAACAGAAGCAGCTAAACATGTTGCGCGGTTGCTAGACAGAACATTATTTTATGTAGATTTTGATAATTTGGTGGATAGCAAGCTTGGTCAAACGAACAAAAATATAGCTAATGTATTTAATGAAATTAATAATATTCCTCACCCAGAAAAAACTGTAGTTTTATTTGATGAAATAGATGTAATTGCTTTGGATAGGGTAAATAGTAATGACGTACGTGAAATGGGACGTGTTACTTCTGCTATTTTGAGGGAACTGGACAGATTAACGGATTTAAATAAAGAAATAGTGATTATTGCGACTACAAATTTATTCGAAAATTTTGATAAGGCTTTATCTAGGCGTTTTGATGCTGTAATAAATTTTAATCGATATAGTAAAGATGATTTAATTGAAGTAGCTGAGTTCTATTTTTCGTCTTTCATAAAGAATTTTAAAGGAATTACAAAAGATGTAAGGTTGTTTAAAAAATTGCTGAGAACTTCAGAACAGCTACCTTATCCAGGAGAATTAAAAAATATTATAAAAACATCATTAGCATTCAGTGATGTCGATAATAGTTATGATTATTTGAGAAGATTATACAATAATTTAATTGGAAATATTGATCAAACTACTATTCAAGAGTTATATGCTCAAGGATTTACTGTAAGAGAAATAGAAAAATTAAAAGGTGAACCAAAAAGTACTGTAGCTAGAAAATTGAGTGAGGAGGATAATTAA
- a CDS encoding S8 family peptidase, whose protein sequence is MGNNVLELKGKRFFQATRPGKGGGASMNGKKIVTSEKLVRLKEKIMQIKDFWIKEEKPFDGVLISVHYNKIVAKSNRISGLFKGKDSNCAVVGAKFNESIDKHIITYFVSIEDLEKSIKSLYNANNVLVSAFDGSISKDVFEDDEKLKSVLFSDFKISKSLFKQIIADVSYIDDFEIEIAPKQYKQSIITLFNTETDTKKLLEELGIDILSTRILDNQTVFLDEQQLDILFEKAPYLVSMATEDMSDLSPADFIQDYKENVFSIPDPEIEPTIGVIDTLFDDRVYFSKWVDYHDMVSPHISKSPDDYKHGTAVTSIIVDGSRLNPWLDDGCGRFKVRHFGVATGSKFSSFTITKQIKEIVASNKDIKVWNISLGSNQEINNNFISAEASILDQIQYQNDVIFVVAGTNKPNDEIERIGSPADSINSMVVNAVAMNGLSTKYARKGIALSFFAKPDVSYYGGSTEKYIRVCEPLGEANVAGTSFAAPWIARKLSYLIDILGLNREVAKAMIVDAARGWTDKPSADQIALYGHGVVPIKVADIINTKEDEIKFLVSDVSEKWNTYNYSFPIPLQDDKYPYIARVTMCYFPICDRAQGVDYTNTELNIKFGRIKDDGKMNVINGDTQLQEEELVTEKSYLLEGEARLNFRKWDNVKYISEKSKSKMQSKKAYKKNKNWGMEIKTNNRLNPKDGFGIRFGVVVTLKEINGVNRIDEFIKNCNLNGWLVNKIDIQTRIDIHEKVNEEVTFE, encoded by the coding sequence ATGGGAAATAATGTATTGGAATTGAAAGGTAAGAGGTTTTTTCAAGCAACGAGGCCTGGTAAAGGTGGAGGAGCAAGTATGAATGGGAAAAAAATCGTTACCAGTGAAAAATTAGTTAGGTTAAAAGAGAAAATCATGCAAATTAAAGATTTTTGGATAAAAGAAGAAAAACCATTTGATGGAGTTTTAATCAGTGTTCATTATAATAAAATCGTAGCAAAAAGTAATAGAATTTCTGGTTTGTTTAAAGGAAAAGATTCTAATTGTGCGGTTGTAGGTGCAAAATTTAACGAATCAATAGATAAACATATCATTACCTATTTTGTTAGTATAGAGGATCTAGAAAAGAGTATTAAGTCACTTTATAATGCAAATAATGTCTTGGTTTCCGCATTTGATGGGAGCATTAGCAAAGATGTTTTTGAAGATGACGAGAAATTAAAAAGTGTGTTGTTTAGTGATTTTAAAATAAGCAAATCTCTTTTTAAACAAATAATTGCAGATGTTTCCTATATTGACGATTTTGAGATAGAAATAGCACCCAAACAGTATAAACAAAGTATTATTACATTATTCAATACTGAGACAGATACAAAAAAATTGTTAGAAGAATTGGGAATCGATATTTTATCTACTAGAATTTTAGATAATCAAACAGTATTTTTAGATGAGCAACAACTTGATATTTTGTTTGAAAAGGCTCCCTATCTTGTTTCAATGGCAACGGAAGATATGTCAGATTTGTCCCCAGCAGATTTTATTCAAGATTATAAAGAAAATGTATTTTCAATTCCTGATCCAGAGATTGAACCAACCATCGGAGTAATTGATACTTTATTTGATGATCGCGTGTACTTTAGTAAATGGGTGGATTATCATGATATGGTGAGTCCTCATATTTCTAAGAGTCCAGATGATTACAAGCATGGCACTGCTGTGACTTCAATCATTGTAGATGGATCAAGATTAAATCCATGGCTAGATGACGGTTGTGGTAGATTCAAAGTAAGGCATTTTGGTGTTGCAACAGGGTCAAAATTTTCTTCGTTCACTATAACAAAACAGATAAAAGAAATTGTGGCTAGTAATAAGGATATAAAAGTGTGGAATATTTCGTTAGGTAGCAACCAAGAAATTAATAATAATTTCATTTCCGCAGAGGCATCAATTTTGGATCAAATTCAATATCAAAACGATGTTATTTTTGTTGTAGCAGGAACTAATAAACCAAATGACGAGATAGAAAGAATTGGTTCACCTGCAGATTCTATTAACAGTATGGTTGTAAATGCAGTAGCTATGAATGGTTTATCTACAAAATATGCAAGAAAGGGTATTGCGTTATCATTTTTTGCAAAACCAGATGTTAGCTACTACGGAGGAAGTACGGAGAAATATATTAGAGTTTGCGAACCATTAGGTGAAGCTAATGTTGCAGGTACATCTTTTGCAGCCCCTTGGATTGCACGTAAATTATCGTATTTAATTGATATATTAGGATTAAATAGAGAGGTTGCTAAAGCTATGATCGTAGATGCAGCAAGAGGATGGACTGATAAGCCTTCTGCAGATCAAATTGCTTTGTACGGTCATGGTGTTGTGCCAATTAAGGTAGCTGATATTATCAATACAAAAGAAGATGAAATCAAATTTCTAGTATCAGATGTTAGTGAAAAATGGAATACCTATAATTATAGTTTCCCAATTCCCTTACAAGATGATAAATATCCATACATTGCAAGAGTAACAATGTGCTATTTTCCAATATGCGATCGAGCTCAGGGGGTAGATTATACTAACACTGAGTTAAACATTAAATTTGGAAGAATTAAAGATGATGGTAAAATGAATGTAATAAATGGAGATACTCAATTGCAAGAGGAAGAGTTAGTGACTGAAAAATCTTACCTTCTTGAGGGAGAAGCTAGATTAAATTTTCGCAAATGGGATAATGTGAAATATATATCAGAAAAATCAAAAAGTAAAATGCAATCAAAAAAAGCATATAAAAAAAATAAAAACTGGGGAATGGAAATAAAAACTAATAACAGGCTAAATCCAAAAGATGGTTTTGGTATTCGCTTCGGTGTAGTAGTAACTTTAAAAGAAATTAATGGTGTAAACAGGATAGATGAGTTCATTAAAAACTGTAATCTAAATGGCTGGTTGGTTAATAAGATTGATATTCAAACAAGGATTGATATTCATGAAAAAGTTAATGAAGAAGTTACTTTTGAATAA
- a CDS encoding polysaccharide deacetylase family protein yields MKHTHKIILAVTSVCTVIILGVSIFFVTQAVTNNKLENTSQTTQHSSSSSKPVEDKQTTKQLDQAKQLAASYHYDEAIALLEKDDAKEAQQLLATLKKEKESLVKWEDPTKISHVFFHSLIVDPAKAFHTQQAQGYKDYMVTISEFNKTIDQLYKNNYVLVNLNGLVKKGTDGKLTFTGVSLPEGKKPLILSQDDVSYYEYMDNSGFPSKLIVDKQNQIKNIYIDNKKETVGDYDMVPLIDSFIKKHPDFSYQGAKGTLALTGYNGVLGYRTSKSEYGDNEKTNKEIEAAKKVADQLKKDGWSFASHTWGHLNMTQASLADIQQDNERWQNEVAPILGKTNILIYPFGADISDWQPYSEANQKFAYLKQQGFDIFCNVDASTPAWGQLGTDYYRNARINIDGIRFEADLKGENPILDQFINVKEVYDQKDRG; encoded by the coding sequence ATGAAACATACACACAAAATCATATTGGCTGTCACTTCTGTATGCACTGTTATTATTCTAGGTGTAAGTATCTTTTTTGTTACACAAGCAGTAACAAACAATAAATTAGAAAACACTAGTCAAACAACTCAACACTCAAGCAGCAGCTCAAAACCTGTTGAAGATAAACAAACGACGAAACAGCTTGATCAAGCAAAACAGCTTGCTGCAAGTTATCATTATGATGAAGCCATCGCCTTACTTGAAAAAGACGACGCCAAAGAAGCGCAACAATTGTTAGCAACTTTGAAAAAAGAAAAAGAATCCTTGGTAAAATGGGAAGACCCGACCAAAATCTCACACGTCTTCTTTCATAGTCTGATTGTTGATCCAGCTAAGGCTTTTCATACCCAGCAAGCACAAGGGTATAAAGATTATATGGTCACTATTTCCGAATTCAATAAAACCATTGATCAGTTATATAAAAATAACTATGTTCTTGTTAATCTAAATGGATTAGTCAAAAAAGGAACAGATGGAAAACTGACCTTTACAGGTGTTTCTCTTCCAGAAGGAAAGAAACCGTTAATTCTTTCGCAAGACGATGTCAGCTATTATGAATACATGGATAATTCAGGATTTCCAAGTAAGTTGATTGTCGATAAACAGAACCAAATCAAGAATATTTATATCGACAATAAGAAGGAAACTGTTGGTGACTATGATATGGTTCCATTGATCGATTCATTCATTAAAAAACATCCCGATTTTTCTTATCAAGGCGCCAAAGGAACATTAGCTTTAACAGGCTATAATGGTGTATTAGGTTACCGTACATCAAAATCAGAATATGGTGATAACGAAAAAACAAACAAAGAAATCGAAGCAGCCAAAAAAGTTGCTGATCAATTAAAGAAAGATGGTTGGAGTTTTGCTTCTCATACTTGGGGACACTTGAATATGACACAAGCTTCTTTAGCCGATATCCAACAAGATAATGAACGTTGGCAAAATGAAGTTGCACCTATTTTAGGCAAAACAAATATTTTGATCTACCCATTTGGCGCTGACATCAGCGATTGGCAACCTTATTCTGAAGCAAATCAAAAATTTGCTTACTTGAAACAACAAGGATTTGATATCTTCTGCAATGTCGATGCCTCAACTCCTGCATGGGGACAACTAGGAACTGACTACTACCGTAACGCCAGAATCAATATTGACGGTATCCGTTTCGAAGCTGACCTAAAAGGAGAAAATCCAATACTTGATCAATTTATCAACGTCAAAGAAGTGTATGACCAAAAAGATCGAGGATAG
- a CDS encoding IS6 family transposase, whose protein sequence is MNHFKEKQFQQDVIIVAVGYYLRYNLSYREVQEILYDRGINVSHTTIYRWVQEYGKLLYQIWKKKNKKSFYSWKMDETYIKIEGKWHYLYRAIDADGLTLDIWLRKKRDTQAAYAFLKRLVKQFDEPKVVVTDKAPSITSAFKKLKEYGFYQGTEHRTIKYLNNLIEQDHRPVKRRNKFYRSLRTASPTIKGMEAIRGLYKKTRKEGTLFGFSVSTEIKVLMGITA, encoded by the coding sequence ATGAATCATTTTAAAGAAAAGCAATTTCAGCAGGATGTGATTATTGTAGCCGTGGGCTACTATCTTCGTTATAACCTTAGCTATCGTGAAGTTCAAGAAATCTTATATGATCGTGGCATTAACGTTTCTCATACGACGATTTATCGTTGGGTGCAAGAATATGGCAAACTACTCTATCAAATTTGGAAAAAGAAAAATAAAAAATCCTTTTATTCATGGAAAATGGATGAAACGTACATCAAAATTGAAGGAAAATGGCATTATTTGTATCGAGCCATCGATGCAGATGGTTTAACCTTGGATATTTGGTTACGTAAAAAACGGGACACACAAGCAGCCTATGCTTTTCTTAAGCGGTTAGTGAAGCAGTTTGATGAACCGAAGGTTGTAGTCACAGATAAAGCCCCCTCTATTACAAGTGCCTTTAAGAAACTAAAAGAATACGGCTTTTATCAAGGGACAGAACATCGTACCATTAAATACCTGAATAATTTGATTGAACAAGACCATCGTCCAGTAAAGAGACGCAATAAATTCTATCGAAGTTTACGCACTGCCTCACCCACGATTAAAGGCATGGAAGCCATTCGAGGATTATATAAGAAAACCCGAAAAGAAGGCACTCTCTTCGGCTTTTCGGTGTCTACTGAAATCAAGGTATTAATGGGAATAACAGCCTAA
- a CDS encoding metal-sensitive transcriptional regulator, with protein MSHNKNHEIENLVKRINRIEGQVGGIRRMIQDEKPFEEVIIQLNSTKSAIQKISQLLLEAHADHMFMHAVGDSALESEELASLQKAIHQYSKLL; from the coding sequence ATGTCTCATAATAAAAACCATGAAATTGAAAATCTGGTTAAACGAATAAACAGAATTGAAGGTCAAGTTGGTGGCATTCGAAGAATGATTCAAGATGAAAAACCTTTTGAAGAAGTGATCATTCAATTAAATTCAACAAAATCTGCTATCCAAAAAATCAGCCAACTATTGTTAGAAGCACATGCAGATCATATGTTTATGCATGCAGTTGGGGACTCTGCTCTTGAATCGGAAGAGCTTGCAAGCTTGCAAAAAGCTATCCACCAATACAGCAAGTTACTTTAG
- a CDS encoding MATE family efflux transporter, which yields MKNQKSKKIIELALPATIENLLQTLVGFVDTLMVAKIGLAAVTAVGVANSILNVYLAVFIALSVGTSSLIAQKLGSLKKEDARIIARQSTVIACGMGLLFAAGTLLFGKQMLQMMGATNNVLDYSLQFFYVVGGASIFIALMTVFGSILRATGDTKTPMKVSIIINVLNIILNYVFIFGFCPIPALGVVGTAIGTTLSRFIGTILLYKKIQLSEVHFSIRSLANKSNYRPLIELSIPATLERMVMRIGQVVYFGLIVGIGSVTFAAHSIAGNIESFTYMPAYGLATAATTLVGMSIGSKNFEDVKEYAYQSTKIGVAVLSICGVGLFFGAPFFAQLFTTSPEAINQVVVALRIDAFIQPALATSLILTGALQGMGDTKTPLYSTAFGMWVIRIIGVIVLGKWLSMGIAGIWISIGIDLYLRSIFLAYKFRMNLNKLSG from the coding sequence ATGAAAAATCAAAAATCAAAAAAAATTATTGAACTTGCTTTACCTGCAACAATCGAAAATCTATTACAGACCTTAGTCGGTTTTGTGGACACCTTAATGGTTGCTAAAATTGGGTTGGCTGCTGTTACAGCTGTTGGTGTAGCAAACTCCATTTTAAATGTATATTTAGCTGTTTTTATTGCTTTAAGTGTTGGAACATCTTCGCTTATCGCACAAAAATTGGGGAGCTTAAAAAAAGAGGATGCAAGAATAATTGCAAGACAATCTACTGTAATTGCTTGCGGAATGGGCCTCTTATTTGCAGCTGGAACACTCCTATTTGGTAAACAAATGTTACAGATGATGGGGGCAACAAATAACGTTCTAGACTATTCACTACAATTTTTCTATGTAGTTGGTGGGGCCTCGATTTTTATTGCTTTGATGACTGTTTTTGGAAGCATATTAAGGGCCACTGGCGATACTAAAACACCTATGAAGGTTAGCATTATTATAAATGTGTTAAATATTATACTGAATTATGTATTTATTTTTGGATTTTGTCCTATTCCAGCTTTAGGAGTCGTCGGGACTGCGATTGGAACCACCTTATCACGATTCATTGGCACCATTCTTTTGTATAAGAAAATCCAACTTTCAGAGGTGCATTTTTCAATCCGTTCTTTGGCTAATAAGTCGAATTACAGACCTTTAATTGAATTATCTATTCCAGCCACATTAGAGCGCATGGTTATGAGAATAGGACAAGTCGTTTACTTTGGATTAATTGTTGGAATTGGGTCTGTAACTTTTGCGGCGCACTCAATAGCAGGAAATATTGAAAGTTTTACTTATATGCCTGCCTATGGACTTGCAACAGCAGCAACTACCTTAGTGGGAATGTCTATTGGTTCTAAAAACTTTGAAGATGTGAAAGAATATGCTTATCAATCAACTAAAATTGGAGTAGCTGTGTTATCTATTTGTGGGGTTGGCTTGTTTTTTGGAGCTCCATTTTTTGCACAATTATTTACTACAAGTCCAGAAGCAATAAACCAAGTTGTCGTTGCATTAAGAATTGACGCATTCATTCAACCAGCTCTGGCGACGAGCTTGATTCTTACTGGTGCTCTTCAAGGCATGGGGGATACGAAAACCCCATTGTATAGTACGGCTTTTGGAATGTGGGTAATCAGGATTATTGGAGTAATCGTTCTGGGTAAATGGTTATCAATGGGAATAGCAGGGATTTGGATTTCAATAGGAATTGATTTGTATTTAAGGTCTATTTTCTTAGCTTACAAATTTAGAATGAACTTAAATAAATTGAGTGGTTAA
- a CDS encoding YdhK family protein, translated as MKKKGLIALVVFSGLLFLGACSQTTTKSTDSSEKNTMKESSSSEMGSMEGMNHEGQTPSAMVVAVNPKYPVGTSVIITEGHMDGMMDAKATVTAAYDTTIYEITFDPTNGGATVKNHKWVVQEELKDKKNVAKIGDSVILEANHTVGMMGAEATVDEAITGTVYVVDYEATDGSGMVKNHMWVTESELKTN; from the coding sequence ATGAAAAAAAAAGGTCTAATTGCCCTTGTTGTATTTAGTGGGCTATTATTTTTAGGGGCTTGTAGTCAAACAACAACAAAATCGACAGATAGTTCAGAAAAAAATACGATGAAAGAGTCGTCTTCAAGCGAAATGGGAAGTATGGAAGGGATGAATCATGAGGGGCAAACACCCTCAGCAATGGTTGTAGCAGTGAATCCAAAATATCCTGTAGGCACTTCAGTCATCATAACCGAGGGACATATGGATGGAATGATGGATGCTAAAGCAACAGTTACAGCTGCATACGATACGACCATTTATGAAATCACTTTTGATCCAACGAATGGTGGGGCAACGGTTAAAAATCATAAATGGGTAGTACAAGAAGAATTGAAAGATAAAAAAAATGTAGCGAAAATTGGAGATTCAGTTATTTTAGAAGCAAATCATACTGTCGGCATGATGGGGGCTGAAGCAACTGTTGATGAAGCAATAACAGGAACTGTCTATGTCGTTGATTATGAAGCAACCGATGGTAGTGGAATGGTTAAAAATCATATGTGGGTAACTGAGTCTGAATTAAAAACTAACTAA
- a CDS encoding AbrB/MazE/SpoVT family DNA-binding domain-containing protein encodes MNMNEKFTKTYKLRQSGNSSISTIPLKVKQLINVENGDEIEFIIVGKQVLLQKARSVIDKYNDTSIQNVANQYNSKSEK; translated from the coding sequence ATGAATATGAACGAAAAATTTACAAAAACTTATAAGCTTAGGCAGTCTGGCAACAGTTCAATTTCAACAATACCTTTAAAAGTAAAGCAATTAATTAATGTTGAAAATGGAGATGAAATTGAATTTATAATAGTAGGTAAGCAAGTTCTCCTACAAAAAGCCAGGTCAGTCATTGACAAATATAATGATACGTCCATTCAAAATGTGGCTAATCAATATAATTCTAAAAGTGAGAAATAA
- a CDS encoding heavy metal translocating P-type ATPase: protein MGDKTNHSHMNHSEMKHGTGTMDHSMHMGNLKQKFFVSLFLAIPIILFSPMMGGKLPFQIKFNGSEWVVLILASILYFYGGMPFLKGAKMELEAKSPAMMTLISLGISVAYIYSVYAFIANNILTNKVHVMDFFWELATLILIMLLGHWIEMNAISNAGNALQKMAELLPGTASVLDATGNTKEVALQDVNVGDKVMVKAGEKIPTDGVLISGKTTVNESMVTGEAKDVTKNINDKVIGGSVNGSGTITIKVTGTGESGYLSQVMALVSSAQQEKSSVESLSDKVAKLLFYVALIVGILSFTTWILLTGDVNIALERMVTVLIIACPHALGLAIPLVTARSTSLGAQNGLLIKNRQALEVAKKVDVIMMDKTGTLTEGNFSVSTYKSFSDDYTDTEILEYMGSLEKNSSHPLSIGVLKKLKELNLNTPLATDITTIAGTGIEGTILTKDVKIVSVAYLNRHALDYDKKLFSDLSSKGNSVSFLLVENKNVGIVAQGDQIKPEAKSMIEALKKQGIKPVMLTGDNRQAAAVVANHLGIEDVHAELLPEDKEKIVREYKNKGLIVMMVGDGVNDAPSLVRADIGVAIGAGTDVAIDSADVILVKSNPSDILHFLTLAKNTSRKMIQNLWWGSGYNIVAIPLAAGVLSFAGIILSPAIGAIFMSFSTVIVAINAMLLKIK from the coding sequence ATGGGGGATAAAACAAATCATAGCCACATGAATCATAGCGAGATGAAACATGGAACAGGAACTATGGATCATTCAATGCACATGGGGAATTTAAAACAAAAATTTTTTGTTTCTTTATTTTTAGCTATTCCAATTATCTTATTTTCACCAATGATGGGGGGGAAACTTCCTTTTCAAATTAAGTTCAATGGTTCTGAATGGGTCGTTCTTATTTTAGCCTCTATTCTTTACTTCTATGGGGGAATGCCTTTTTTAAAAGGGGCTAAAATGGAGCTTGAAGCTAAAAGCCCAGCAATGATGACCTTAATTTCATTAGGTATTTCAGTGGCTTACATTTATAGCGTGTATGCTTTTATTGCAAATAATATTTTAACAAATAAAGTTCATGTAATGGATTTTTTTTGGGAACTAGCAACGTTGATTCTTATCATGTTACTTGGGCATTGGATTGAAATGAATGCTATAAGCAACGCTGGAAATGCATTACAAAAAATGGCAGAATTATTACCAGGGACAGCAAGCGTGCTTGATGCCACTGGAAATACAAAAGAAGTTGCTTTACAAGATGTCAATGTTGGAGATAAAGTGATGGTAAAAGCTGGTGAGAAAATCCCAACTGACGGAGTACTCATTTCTGGAAAAACAACCGTCAATGAATCAATGGTAACTGGTGAAGCAAAAGACGTTACCAAAAATATAAATGACAAAGTTATTGGTGGTTCAGTGAATGGTTCTGGAACAATTACTATAAAAGTTACCGGAACAGGTGAATCAGGATATTTATCTCAAGTAATGGCTTTAGTAAGTAGTGCGCAACAAGAAAAATCAAGTGTCGAATCGCTATCTGATAAGGTAGCCAAACTCCTATTTTACGTTGCTTTAATTGTTGGGATTTTATCTTTTACAACCTGGATACTCCTAACTGGTGATGTGAATATTGCTTTAGAGCGAATGGTTACTGTCCTGATTATTGCATGTCCACATGCACTTGGACTGGCTATTCCATTAGTAACAGCACGTTCCACCTCGCTTGGAGCTCAAAATGGATTACTAATTAAGAATAGACAAGCCTTAGAAGTAGCTAAAAAGGTTGATGTTATTATGATGGACAAAACAGGCACTCTTACTGAAGGTAACTTTTCAGTATCTACTTATAAATCATTTTCAGATGACTATACGGATACTGAAATTCTTGAATATATGGGTTCTTTAGAAAAAAACTCGAGTCATCCACTTTCAATTGGTGTTTTGAAAAAACTTAAAGAACTAAACTTAAATACACCCCTGGCTACCGACATTACAACAATTGCAGGTACAGGAATTGAAGGAACAATTTTAACTAAAGATGTCAAAATTGTAAGTGTTGCTTATTTAAATAGACATGCCCTAGATTATGATAAAAAACTCTTTTCCGACCTTTCGAGTAAAGGAAACTCTGTTAGTTTTCTTTTAGTTGAAAATAAGAATGTTGGGATAGTTGCGCAGGGTGATCAAATTAAACCAGAAGCTAAATCTATGATTGAAGCATTAAAAAAACAAGGTATTAAACCAGTGATGTTAACTGGAGATAATAGACAAGCGGCAGCTGTGGTTGCTAATCATTTAGGCATCGAGGATGTCCATGCGGAACTCCTTCCGGAAGACAAAGAAAAAATCGTCAGAGAATATAAAAATAAAGGTCTAATCGTCATGATGGTCGGGGATGGTGTTAATGATGCTCCTAGTTTAGTAAGAGCAGATATTGGCGTAGCTATTGGTGCTGGAACAGATGTAGCTATTGATTCTGCAGATGTGATTCTTGTAAAAAGTAACCCATCTGACATTCTTCATTTTTTAACCCTTGCAAAAAATACTTCAAGAAAAATGATACAAAACTTATGGTGGGGATCAGGTTATAACATTGTTGCAATACCTTTAGCTGCCGGGGTACTTTCCTTCGCAGGTATCATTCTTAGTCCGGCAATTGGTGCTATATTCATGTCGTTTAGCACAGTCATTGTAGCAATAAATGCTATGTTATTAAAGATAAAATAG